The window ACCACTCATCAGCAGTTATTACATTAACCTCAATTCAaggcttttcttttcctttttatcATAAAACACTTTACTATAAAAAGTAAAGGGGGCGAGAATGAGCAGCTGTAGATATAAAGGCTTCAAATGacttttaggttttaaactgtAGTTGTTTCATTGGGAGCATGGTTCAGATCCTCAGTCGTTCAGTTCTGTTTCTTTAAACTGCATGATGAACGAGTGTTTACAtgtgaaacagacagacaggagtcacagcaggaggtcgacACACCTGAGCTGTTGACCATTTCCGTTTGTGTGGCAGTGAATGCGTACGAAGCCTCTAACTGtgtcctctgacaaactgcagaccGTCCTCTCACTAACACAGACAGAGCTACACCAGTGAACACACGTTCTAACAGAaccacagctcagacacagattAGGAACCCTGTTAATCTTAATCTCGCTTCCCGTCAGTCGTCATCTTCGTAGGTTTCATCTGTGCCAGGAATCGGTGATTCCGTCCTGAAGCTGATTGTGAGCAGCACCGCTGAGCAGTAAACAGATTTAAACTAGTTCTTACGCTGGTGAGGTTTTATTTCACATTCTCCGTCTCCGCCTCGTCTGACTTCAGGAGGAGACTCCCTGCATTTAGATGGAAATCAGTGCTGCGGCCTTTGAGAGTATAATGAAGTGTCcctgctcacattcacacatctaCACATTGAATTAGCTGCATTAAGTAGCTACTGTTTCTATGGACCTGGATAGTTTTCTTCTTTATAACAGGAAGCATCTAATTTACTAAAACTCTCTACAAGCAGCCGTCTCTGATTGACAGCCGACACAGAAGatggaaacaacacagcaacGTTTATTTATGGAGGCAAGTAGTTTTCAGTAGTTAGTTGGTAGAAATGAGTAGAGTATGTGTCTTTTTTATGATACCAGgatcacacacagcacagtttTAATCTATAATCCTGGGTTTTGGCCGTTAATACTGAGGCAGTTCACTGTAAACGGTGGCAGCTCGGAGCTGAGGTGTTGTGAAGGCAACCGCTTCCCTGGAAACCGTGATATTCATCATGTTGATGCAGCTGCACACAGGGAGTTAGAGGGAGAGAGTGtgagacagaaggaggagacgaTGAGTCACAGGAGGCTGATTCTGATGTAATCCTCCAGCTCCGCCTTCCATCCACATAACTTTGATTTTTACTTCATGCTTCACCTCAGCCTTGTACTGAACATGTGATTAGTCATTTTAGAAGCAATAACAACTTAAGCTTTTACAACTAGTAGGATTCAGTTCAGTTTACATAATATAAATGCTTTTCTATTCCCATCTACAATTTATTGTGTGGACTTTTACTCACTGGCAACTTCATTAGTTACTAATTTAGTCCAATACAACAAATCTGCAAGGTTATAATATAACAGTTTTAAAGTTGTGATAGCAACAACAATGAGTTCTAGAGATGATGAAACAAGCGTTACTTTGGAACCTATTTAAACCAGAGCTAATTCAGGGTCACAGCCGCAGATCCGTGTGTTTATCTCCTTTCACCTATTTTCACATTTGGAAACCAAAACAAGTCGCCTGCAGCTGAACTgcacctccctcccctccagaAATGAACGCTGCCTCCCTTCGTCACATGAAAACAGAAGCTGACCCAGGATCGGCCTCCTGCGCCGTCGTGTCAGAGACGCATGCGCAGTGCTTCTTACTGTGCAACACTGCCACCGCTCGACTCAGCAACCGTGATCTGGAGAAAAGTATATTTGAGACCTCTGTGGGACAAACTGAGAAACTAGGTCCAAACGACATTTTAGGGAACTGTGAGGATCGTCGCCATCAAATGTGGAATATAATAGAGGAGGTCTATGAAATAATAATCAATAGAACTAACGACGTTTTGCCACGTGGTCAAAATTGACTAATGGGAGCCCGACAAATCTATAGGAAAGTATGTTCTTTGTTTGGATATTTTACCACCTTTGTTACCTAATTTGAGCCTAAAACAGTAGAATCGCAATATGTGGACACCGAGGCGTCTGAAAATGGACCGATGAGGATActtttaaatgtgctttttgtgcAATGCCACGTGTGCGTTTCGACCAGGCTTGTTATTCCGTCACATGACTCCCCTCCCCCACCCGGCGCGGGGAAAGGGGGAAGAAGGCGGACATGTTTGAGGGAAATGTGCTGCTAAAAAGTATCGAGGTGGGAGACAAGAAGATTATTTCAAGAAAGGTTTCGCATTATTTTGGGATTTACCCGTCgaaatttgtgtttattttaaagttCAAGGTTCATGTCATACCTTGAATTAGATTACATAAATTTTTATTTTGGATAActttaactttcttttttagccattgtttaaattgtgttttttatagCCTTTTGTTTTATAACTTTAGCAACGAGTAATTAATTTCCCTTTTGATTAATTGAGTGACATTGTAGGGAATTTGTAACCTTGTGTGGGGGTTGGGCGCGTGTGTTTAGGAAACCTTGTGTGGCTGTTAAATTTGTAGTTAGtagttttaattattatttcagtaATATACTAACTAGGCGATTTTTAATCACATATTTAGTTGTAAACGAATTTGTTGTACGACATTGGTCCTAAAGTTCAGTTATGCTCTGTATTCTTTAACGTTTTTGTGGACTATTGACTAGTACCAGTTCTATTGTTTTGTATTAAGGTATAATTGGCATTTTGCTCAAATGTAATAATCAGTGGGGAAAATGCTTTGTCATTCAAGGGTTGAAAAACCATATAAGATGTGGTCTTGTATAGATTAAGTTGTTAGTTATTGTTTAGCTGTGTATTATATAACGTCGTTCTTGTCAGTCTTTTGTGTTACTTAGGTTGGATCTGTTTCTTGTGCTGTTAATCTGTGGGCAGCAGAGGCCTCATGTCATTGTTTAGCTGTGTTCCCATACGTTGTCCTTCTCAACAGCAAACTAACGTAACTCGCTTCAGTTGCAATTGAAAGCTACAGGTTTATCGTTTTGTGCTTTTTGCTTGTAGTTGTATGCCTCAATTTGCGAAAATTTCggttttaatttcctgtttcatCGAGTTTAAAGATGGCGCCTGTGGACttttcagaaaaacagaaatgcgGATGTTCTGGTAAGTAGGGAACTCGTGGGGGCGCCTGACGGCTACGCGTGACTTGCTGAGAACCAATGGGCGTCTTGGTATTTGCCCTGAAAGCCCGCGTTTCAGATGTATTGACCAATCCCAGCGGTGACTGTGCCCACGTTGACGTAATGTAATATGATAAGGAGAATGGAGGCTGCGGTGCCCTTGTGTTTTGTGCGGGTATACATGACTGGGCCAGTAACAGAGAGCATTTCTGTAACACGGAACAGACTGAACCAATAGTATTGTGCAATTTCCTTGATGGACAGCCAAGGCTTTCGAATAGGTTGGCCCAACAGACTGCCAGCACTGCTTCAGTTTATAGGGGCGTGGCTGCTTTGACGAACTGTTTAAGCGTCAAGTGCAAACTAGGAGGGCGTGGACATACGGAGGTAGTCTGTCCAATAGGGTGTAGGGTCGGTGTATAAAGTCACGGGTGTAGTCGCGTCGTCGCCATTTCACCGAAGCAGACGAGAAGGGGCATTTTGTGGCGTTGAACGGAGAGAAGCGACGAGCAGAGACGGATCCTGGTTTCAGTCTTAGCTGTAAACAGAATCCGGATCCATCCTGATGGAAATGGCTGTTAACCCGCTACTTGACAGGTATCTACCGGTAGAACTGGCTCTCAGCTTCTCATCCGAGACAATATTTCAGACGtttatgattttatttttttctattaatgCCTTTGCTGAGAGTCTCTATTTGCTGCAGTCAAATTGAAGAAAATGGACATTATATGAAGGGAGCAGTGAGTTGCTGCGCTCAGGCAATTAGAATCAGACTGTTAAACGGAAAATGTTGGCGGGTTGTAACAGGCTGCGGCTCTTGCTCGCTCTGTTCCGGCGCCATCTTCGCAGGCTGCCGCTGGGGCTGCTAgcgttgctaacgttagcttcagCGGTAGTTATTCCGCCATCTGTTCCGCGTAGGCATTAAATCATAACTGTTACTTGTTACTGTGCACCGGTCCACCGTAGCGGCCGTAGCTGTGACTCCAGCGGGTCATGCCGGTTTGTCCCGCCGGTGGTTTGTTATTGTAGCCATGTGGCGGTCAGGGCTTGTTGTGATCACCGGGTTATGCGCCTTTCAGCTAAAGGGTTACAGTGTTCGATGAATATTTATGGGTAACTTAACCGTAGTGAACTTCCCCGAACAGGATGTGTGAAGGAAGGGTTCCTGAATGTTGGGTGTTGGTTGCCTGGTTACAGAGCTCAGTGTCACTCAGTCCATTCAAGACCACTGTACTTTTACTATCGGTTTTCCATTATCTCCAACCTACAGGCAAGTTGTTAATGTTATGTAAAATGGtcatttttcacttttaataataaagtaCACTAACTGTCAACTGTGTTTCCAAAAGTTGTATCATTCAAAACTGCTTGCTTTACCACAAATATTTAGCTTCTAGCCAAGTATGAACTAGATATCGAATATTAATCAGTGCATTTTTTTTATCCATGCCTCATGAAGAATGATGGAATACAGTAGCAGCTGCATCAGATTTTAACCCACAGTCAAAGTCTGTAGTGGTGAATGTTTTAATCAGTTACAGTGAAACAGTTGCCTGATGGGATGTTTTACAGTAGATGACCCTAAATGCTCCCAGTGATCAAGATGTAACGTGTCAGTAGGTCAACAGAGGTGGTAAGTTCATGCAGGTTTGCACTGGAGGGTTCATGGTTTTTTGTTAGGTGATGTATTTCCTGTGGAAATGTCTGCAGCACCGGTAAGTGGTTAGTACAATATAAGGATTATGACAAAGTCAAACTGCATACACGTCTCGCGTAAAAGGGGAAGGCCGgtgtttgtctgcatgtgtggaAGCTATTAAAGGCACAGGCACCAacaattgtgtgttttgtggtcaAAGActtgtctgcttgtgtttgaaCAATGAGTTAGGAGTGTAATTCCTACAATTCGTTGTTTGTAGAACCCACATTTTACATTAAAGCTGAGCTCACCAGCCTGTCTGGTCTTTAGGTTTCAGACTGACTCCAGAACAGTCGAGTCATTGCTGTAACGTGGTAGCTGTGACTCCACCCAGAGAGGTAGGGTGGAGTTTGTGTtacagaggaggaagtgatggTGTTGGCGGCTGCTTCGGAGGGCTGATTTAGGAGCAGTGCAGGATATGTCACAGAGCTCCACAGGGATCTGGTTCAGAGCCTGATAGGGCTGATTAGGTTGGTTTTTAGTAAGATTTTTGCTATTCTTGACCCAGCTTTTTACCTATATGGTAGAAGCTGTTACAGCAGGTGAAAATCAACCTTACAGTTTACTTCAGTCTAGTGTGTGGTGTTATCACATACCACATGTAGCCAGGCTCACTCTGGGGTTTCTCTCTACAGCTCCCTTGGCGGGCTTGACGTTGGCATAATGGGAGTCACAACCATGGACCAGGGTTCTGGAACGGCTGGAAAACGCATCCGGAAGCCCTCCCTGCTTTACGAGGGCTTTGAGAGTCCTGGGATGCCCCCTCTGAGTCAGTTGATGCCCTCAGGACCTCCACAGCCCCCAGTGAAGGACCCCAACCGTCAGGGGAGGATGACGAACCAGCTTCAGTTCCTGCAGAAAGTCGTGCTTAAGTCTTTGTGGAGGCACCACTTTGCGTGGCCCTTCCATGAACCTGTGGATGCAGCCAAACTCAATCTGCCTGTGAGTAGAAATGCATCAGCGTAGGCCTTTGTCTTTAGCTTCTGTTTAGCACTATTTAATGGCTTATGAGCAGTTAGTCAGTTCCTCCTTTAGTGGGCGTTGTTCCTGCTCATTGTTAACAGACAAAAGTCCAGTGTAGGAAGAGCCGCTGCAGTTTAAAAGATTGTCAGATTAAGTATGCAATGCATTAataatttcagctttttttttattggtgttGTTCTGTCTTGTCAAAGTCTGTTTTACTGACCGTTTCTCTGTCTTCCTCAGGATTATCACAAGATCATCAAAACTCCCATGGACATGGGAACGATCAAGAAGCGGTTAGAAAATAGCTACTACCGCAGCGCTAGCGAGTGCATGCAGGACTTCAACGCCATGTTCACCAACTGCTACATCTATAACAAGGTGAGTGTGTCTCACAGTGTTGgctaataaaacacagctgatCAAACTGAGCTTGGTCTGGGAAGCAGAGTAAACAAATATATTGGCTTTAGAGTataactgttttatttaaaagccCTGTCTGGTTCTACATCAAGTCAACAAGTGTGGTTCTCTGCAGCCCACAGACGACATCGTGCTCATGGCCCAGTCACTGGAAAAGGCCTTCCTGCAGAAAGTGGCTCAGATGCCACAGGACGAGTTGGAGCTGCCTGCTGCTCTTCCCAGGAGCAAACCTGGGAAACCCTCCAAAAAAGGCAGAGGTAGTTCACATCACAGTCTACTATAGGTTAACGACGTCTTTGTATGTTATTAGATGCAGAGACACATAATAACTAGTACAATTGAAAGGTTTTTCTAAATGTTATTCCTCCTCATACCTTCAGTGTCCGGTGGAGTGACCACTGCTCATCAGGTCCCTGCTGTCTCCCAGTCGGCATATTCACCTCCCACCCCAGAGACCCCGGACCCCATCCTCTCAACCCCCCCACAAACTATTCTGACCAAGAGCCTGCCCCCCACCCATCACACTGAGCAGAGCATCACCACCATTACAAGTCTGCCTCACACTCAGCCCACGGCCAAGGTAATCATTCATGTGTTCTCTTCGAATCAGTGGCAGAATAAAGATCCACCTGGTTCTGACACGTCCTCTGTTCACCACAGAAAAAAGGTGTAAAGAGGAAAGCGGACACAACCACCCCGACCACCGTAGCCATGCCCATCATGAGCACCATGGGGGTCAGCGGCATCGGGCTGGGAATGGGTGGTGGACATGACTCCCCTCTCACCCTCACCTCGCTGGGCGTGGACCACAGCTCCAGCCTGGGGTTGAGCCCCAGCCTCAGCCTGGGTCAGGGCATGGGAATGGGGTTAGGGATGGGCATGGGAATAGGGATGGGAATGGGCATGGGTCGTGGAGCAGTGATGATGAACTCCaaagggagcagcaggagaggagtgaGTGGACGACCCATCAAGCCTCCAAAGAAGGATTTACCAGATTCAGTGCAGCCGCAGTCTGTGCGGCGCAGCAAACTGAGCCCCCAGCTTCGCTACTGCAGCGGAgtcctgaaggagctgctgtcaaAGAAGCACGCGGCCTACGCCTGGCCCTTCTACGAGCCCGTAGACGCCACGTCGCTCGGTCTCCACGACTACCACGACATCATCAAGCAGCCCATGGACCTCGGCACCATCAAGGTACGCGTCCAAAACAGCCACAGCCGAGGACTTGTCAGAACCCATTACTGTGTTCTAGTCCTAATACATTCATGTATTAGGACATATATATGTACATTCATCATAtcagtgctgcagcctctcttgTTTGTCATGACACGACCTATAAATGTAGTTAAATTATTACGACTACAGTTTTATCTCTGCTGGTCAGGTGAGATTTAATCTGTAAATAACAGTTTGGTTAAAATCTCTTGTGTTTAGAGGACGATGGAAAGCAGAGAGTACCGCGATGCCCAACAGTTCTCTGCTGATGTTAGACTGATGTTCTCCAACTGCTACAAGTACAACCCTCCTGATCATGATGTGGTGGCCATGGCCAGAAAACTCCAGGTGCTTCACCGCTTTGGTTCCTTTTCCTCATCAGTGGGTTTGTTTTCACATCACTCACATCACTCACATCCTCTTTGTTCTTTCAGGATGTCTTTGAGTTCTGCTTTGCCAAGATGCCAGATGAGCCTCCTGCACCACCTAGCTCCTCGtcgtcttcatcatcctcatcatcctcatcggAGAGTGAGCTCAGCAGTGAAACTGAGGAGAGTGAGAGCAGCCCGAGCTCGGACTCTGAGGAGGAACGAGCGAACCGgttggcagagctgcaggaacaggTTCGTGCTGCGTTAAACAGACAGACATCAGCAGAAATAATGTCTTCAGTATTTGTTCATGACATTTGTTATGTTGCCCTTTAGCTGAAGGCAGTGCATGAACAGCTCACTGCATTGTCCCAGGGCCCCATCGTCAAacccaagaaaaagaaagagaagaaagataagaaaaagaagaagaaagtagaAAAAGAGAAGCATCGGAGGATAGAGGAAGAGATTCCACCCGTGAAGCCGCCCAAGACCCCAAAAATCACCAAGACCCCAAAACCTAAGATCCCCAAAACCCCCGTGGGTGTTCCTGTAGTGCCGGTGAAGAAGGCGCCAAGCAAGAAGAACAACAAGAGCAAGTgagtgctgccccctgctggtcaatGCTGGAACCGACAGATTGTTAGGAGTTAAATATTGGAAGATGTTTAGTATTGACAGGTcatgttgtatgtgtgtgttaatggtCATTGATACCATCTCTGTCGTCTTCTAAAAGCCTCATTTTCTCCCCCAGATCCAAAAAGGCCAGTATGATGTTCAGCATGTCTCAACCGGTCCACGATCCCATCGTGAGTCATTTTGactctgatgaggaggaggacacggcTCCGATGTCGTACGATGAGAAGCGACAGCTCAGCCTGGACATCAACAAGCTGCCCGGCGAGAAGCTGGGTCGTGTGGTTTACATCATTCAGTCCCGTGAGCCGTCGCTCCGTGACACCAACCCGGAGGAGATAGAGATCGACTTTGAGACACTGAAGCCGTCGACACTGCGGGAGCTGGAGAGATACGTGATGACGTGTCTGAGGAAGAAGCCCCGAAAGCCCTATGGTCAGTGGAACCGCACTGCTGCTCAGAACAAACGAACATCACAGCTGATACGTGAAAAGTAGTCCTCTAATAATACGTCACTCGTTTGTTtgaaaacagcaaataaaaagaacagCGCTGGGAAGTCGAGGGAGGAGCTCGCTCTGGAGAAGCAGTTGGAGCTGGAAAGGAGACTGATGGACGTCAGTGGTCAGCTCAACTCTGGAAAGAAGCCCGTTAAGACCAAACGTGAGTGTCACTAGTTCCTTAAATTTCCAGTAGCTGCGTCCAAACCTACCAACACTGAGCCACACCTTCTGTTGTTAAACGTAATCATGCTGTttgttctctgcagcagagaagcCAGCGGCAGAGACTCACACCCAGCCTTCACGCCTCAGcgccagcagctcctcttcagactcttcctcatcatcctcttcctcgtcaTCGTCAGACACCAGCGACTCGGACTCTGGCTGAGCGTTTGGCTTCTCTGGAATGGGGTTGTGTGAGGGACCCTGGCTGAGTAGAGCTACtgatggtggagctgcaggacgggTCAGACGAGACCAGGGCTGAGCAGATCAGGCTCCACCGGGACAGAGGCGGGGCGTCCCctgaaaacacaggaagacTCGGTTCCTGCCTCTGGAGAAGTGAGGGAGGGACGCTTCATCTCCTGGGACGAACGAAGACGAACGCATGCGTTGGAGGGATGAGGGTGCTAGAGCCAGAACCGGTGTTTCTGGAGAAAACTTCCCTTCTTACCGTGCTCCCTGTCTTGATGCTGTATAGATACATGTACAGGTCTATAAATATCTATTTCTTTTATAAAGAAGCCTTTTATGGAGCTAATCTATTCCCTCATTCTGGGAAACACATGGCGTTGGTGGAGcggttttactttttttttttgtgtgtgagagtctgGATGAATCGGTCgtgtgcgtttgcatgtgtGAGACTGAGCACCATAAGTGCAGCCTTGTGAAGTTCTAGTTTTGACGCAGGCGTTGAACATCGGTCTGCACTCAGAAGCACCTTGGTTCAGTGGAGGATGCATGCAATACGGGAGCGGACGTGATGAACGTGTACAGAAACGTCCCATCGGTCTGTTTCAGTCTGTATATATTTCTGTTGGCTCTGTCTGTTTCAtgctttcatttcctttgaCCAATCTGCGAATAAATTGTGAGGACATGTCTTGTCTACTCACCTGTGTCCACGTAACCTCTGGGTTTTTCTGATTCATTGTGTTCATGTCACAAACAGTATTTCATAATGCTACCTTaattttttgctgtttttaataaacTGATTAATTTCAGGCCATAATTTCTTAACCTCGGTGTAAAGTAAAGCGCTTTGGCCTTTGAGATTGATGGCAGCTTAAAGTTTTGTGTATCACTAGGTTTATGATTGTGTGACATTAGACCAGTTTCTACCGGTTGCTTTAAACTGGATGGTTCTAATGTAGGAACAGGTGAAATAAAGTAAACCATCAAAGCTGCTGCTTGAAATTTAGGATCCAGATAAAATTGTGGTTTCTGTGAGAAATGAGGTTTTGCACTGTTTGTTCTGCTGGTACTAAGTAACGAGTGGTTCTAGGAGCGGTGTGTTCAGCTGGTTTGATTTGGTTtgttgtatgtttgtttttatttatttagcaggaACTTGAAAGGACATTTATTGATAACGATAGTAATAAGTCCACTCTGATAAATATGCACAGATTAACTGGAGTGTAAATAATTTACAGTCTCAGTCTTTGAGCATggttctgtttttcttcctgtAACTCGGTCCAgacctggttctgacccactcCACAGTCCGTCTTATTATTCCTTGTCAGGAATCTAAAGTTTCTGTACTTGACTCCATCATTTCAAACGTCTTTACATAATACACATaatatacataaataaacagacatgttttcttttcagactgtggcatcatttatttaacatgtAACGTGTGGATCAGGCTGAACACTAGAAAACACTgtcagaaacaaacattttgctttttttattgttttataaatgAATTTGATATAGTTTAGAAACTTATTAAGAACTTGGATAACTATAAACTGTTAAAAGGGGAACAGGAGGAATgtgatttgaataaataatatataataactaAACTAAAATGACTCATTTTTGAGCTCATACTATATTATGACGTTCTCACCAGAGGTGAGTagacactggacctgatgtaAGCTAATGTTAAGGATGGGTTCAGGTTCAAAAGGCTGCTGCCACCATAAAACCTGTtaaaggtggacagatgagtaccgcgttgctctgcagagctgccttgaagacactgactgggaggctctctgtgaacctcatggggaggacattgatggactgacagacttCATCACAAATTATATGGACACCCACGTACCTGATAAAACCTTTCActgctttcctaacaacaagccatgggtcactCGTGACATCAAccaccctgaatgaaaaaaagaaagcattcaggtctttcagggaggcagcgaggagcgtccagagagctgtcagtcaaaatcagggaggggaaggaggttcacaggaggaaactggaccaCAGAcctcagaacaacaacaccagggacGTGTGGAGGGGCACGAGGACCATCAGCTACAggtccagcagccagtgactgAAGGGAAGGACAGCGCCAATGAACTTAAgaacttctttaacagattccaggttgggcccaTAAACCCCCCGCTGCCCCCCTTCACAccacccacagggctcatccacaacttcaacctgagcctgcagctggagagagttcctcctGGGTGGAAGAAGTCATGCATTGTtccagtgaataagacgccacgtcccagagtcctcagtGACTACAGACCCgcggctctgacctctcacatcatggaggcttttgagaggctgatcctggactccatgcgttctctggtcaaaccctcagtcaccCTCATATCAACCCTAACTaatggatgacgccatcatacatctgctccatcgcacctacaaccacctgcagcctggagctcagtgaggatcatgttctttgatttctccagtgcattaaacactatccagcctgtgctgctgggagagaaact is drawn from Betta splendens chromosome 11, fBetSpl5.4, whole genome shotgun sequence and contains these coding sequences:
- the brd2a gene encoding bromodomain-containing protein 2a isoform X1, translating into MEMAVNPLLDSSLGGLDVGIMGVTTMDQGSGTAGKRIRKPSLLYEGFESPGMPPLSQLMPSGPPQPPVKDPNRQGRMTNQLQFLQKVVLKSLWRHHFAWPFHEPVDAAKLNLPDYHKIIKTPMDMGTIKKRLENSYYRSASECMQDFNAMFTNCYIYNKPTDDIVLMAQSLEKAFLQKVAQMPQDELELPAALPRSKPGKPSKKGRVSGGVTTAHQVPAVSQSAYSPPTPETPDPILSTPPQTILTKSLPPTHHTEQSITTITSLPHTQPTAKKKGVKRKADTTTPTTVAMPIMSTMGVSGIGLGMGGGHDSPLTLTSLGVDHSSSLGLSPSLSLGQGMGMGLGMGMGIGMGMGMGRGAVMMNSKGSSRRGVSGRPIKPPKKDLPDSVQPQSVRRSKLSPQLRYCSGVLKELLSKKHAAYAWPFYEPVDATSLGLHDYHDIIKQPMDLGTIKRTMESREYRDAQQFSADVRLMFSNCYKYNPPDHDVVAMARKLQDVFEFCFAKMPDEPPAPPSSSSSSSSSSSSSESELSSETEESESSPSSDSEEERANRLAELQEQLKAVHEQLTALSQGPIVKPKKKKEKKDKKKKKKVEKEKHRRIEEEIPPVKPPKTPKITKTPKPKIPKTPVGVPVVPVKKAPSKKNNKSKSKKASMMFSMSQPVHDPIVSHFDSDEEEDTAPMSYDEKRQLSLDINKLPGEKLGRVVYIIQSREPSLRDTNPEEIEIDFETLKPSTLRELERYVMTCLRKKPRKPYANKKNSAGKSREELALEKQLELERRLMDVSGQLNSGKKPVKTKPEKPAAETHTQPSRLSASSSSSDSSSSSSSSSSSDTSDSDSG
- the brd2a gene encoding bromodomain-containing protein 2a isoform X2, with amino-acid sequence MGVTTMDQGSGTAGKRIRKPSLLYEGFESPGMPPLSQLMPSGPPQPPVKDPNRQGRMTNQLQFLQKVVLKSLWRHHFAWPFHEPVDAAKLNLPDYHKIIKTPMDMGTIKKRLENSYYRSASECMQDFNAMFTNCYIYNKPTDDIVLMAQSLEKAFLQKVAQMPQDELELPAALPRSKPGKPSKKGRVSGGVTTAHQVPAVSQSAYSPPTPETPDPILSTPPQTILTKSLPPTHHTEQSITTITSLPHTQPTAKKKGVKRKADTTTPTTVAMPIMSTMGVSGIGLGMGGGHDSPLTLTSLGVDHSSSLGLSPSLSLGQGMGMGLGMGMGIGMGMGMGRGAVMMNSKGSSRRGVSGRPIKPPKKDLPDSVQPQSVRRSKLSPQLRYCSGVLKELLSKKHAAYAWPFYEPVDATSLGLHDYHDIIKQPMDLGTIKRTMESREYRDAQQFSADVRLMFSNCYKYNPPDHDVVAMARKLQDVFEFCFAKMPDEPPAPPSSSSSSSSSSSSSESELSSETEESESSPSSDSEEERANRLAELQEQLKAVHEQLTALSQGPIVKPKKKKEKKDKKKKKKVEKEKHRRIEEEIPPVKPPKTPKITKTPKPKIPKTPVGVPVVPVKKAPSKKNNKSKSKKASMMFSMSQPVHDPIVSHFDSDEEEDTAPMSYDEKRQLSLDINKLPGEKLGRVVYIIQSREPSLRDTNPEEIEIDFETLKPSTLRELERYVMTCLRKKPRKPYANKKNSAGKSREELALEKQLELERRLMDVSGQLNSGKKPVKTKPEKPAAETHTQPSRLSASSSSSDSSSSSSSSSSSDTSDSDSG